The Apium graveolens cultivar Ventura chromosome 6, ASM990537v1, whole genome shotgun sequence genome contains a region encoding:
- the LOC141664438 gene encoding uncharacterized protein LOC141664438 → MLSDQLSDVDQSVSDQRLVIQLINGLSHDYNTVGTIISNTSPLPSFDTTRSMLLREETRRGRHFDNQPLVTHQALVAPTIPHVPNPPIISFNNQRGVNNNLNRNRGKNKGSRNYNRGQPRHMTPQQPRNMAPQQHGFAQWPAPGQWPAPSIWGAPWAMPLCPYPTSSPVYQRSPTPGILSSSLRPQALHTTTSDGISRQFTDLPHAFSAMTMQPPDESWYMDTCASSHMAANPCTFHTISTSSNVPSVYVGNGNHIPVVSSGTAQLSPH, encoded by the coding sequence ATGCTATCTGATCAGCTCTCGGATGTGGATCAATCAGTAAGTGACCAACGACTAGTAATTCAACTAATTAATGGTTTATCCCATGATTATAATACAGTTGGCACAATCATTAGCAACACCAGTCCTCTCCCTTCATTTGATACAACACGTAGTATGCTCCTACGAGAAGAGACACGTCGTGGTCGACACTTTGACAATCAGCCCTTAGTTACTCATCAGGCGTTAGTCGCTCCAACAATACCACATGTCCCTAACCCTCCCATCATCTCCTTTAATAATCAGCGAGGAGTTAATAACAATCTCAATCGGAACCGGGGAAAGAATAAGGGCTCACGTAACTATAATCGTGGCCAGCCTCGTCACATGACTCCTCAACAGCCTCGGAACATGGCACCTCAACAACACGGATTTGCACAATGGCCAGCTCCTGGACAGTGGCCCGCACCTTCAATTTGGGGTGCACCATGGGCGATGCCTCTTTGTCCTTACCCTACCAGCAGCCCGGTGTATCAGCGTTCTCCCACTCCTGGAATTCTTAGTTCATCACTGCGACCACAAGCTCTTCATACCACTACATCTGATGGTATCTCTAGGCAGTTTACAGATTTGCCACATGCTTTTTCTGCCATGACCATGCAACCACCTGATGAATCATGGTATATGGACACATGTGCTTCTTCTCACATGGCTGCTAACCCATGTACATTTCACACTATTTCAACATCGAGCAATGTTCCATCTGTTTATGTTGGTAATGGCAATCACATTCCTGTTGTTAGTTCTGGTACTGCACAACTATCCCCGCACTAA